The sequence AAAATTTTCTAAATGAATCATTTTATTTCGACTGTATATCAAAAAAAATTTCAGTCAAGGTTGTAAATCATTTTTAACAAGTTTCTTTATTAAGAAAAGAAAGAAAAATTTTTTGGGGGTATAACTGTGAAAACAAATGAAGTGAAACTCATTCCGATTGTTCAATTAGAACAGTCAGAAGAAAATCGTTCCTCCAGTGTTATGGAAATTGGAGCAGAGTACAAATGGAAAAAAGGTTACACGGGTAAGGGAGTAGTAGTTGCTGTGATTGATACAGGATGTGCAATAAATCATCCAGATATTAAAAGAAATATTATAGGTGGTTATAACTTTACAGAAGAGTATGGTGGAGACATTACCATTTTCGAAGATACAAATGGCCACGGAACTCATGTAGCAGGTATAATAGCGGGATCTAAAAATGGATCCGGAATAGTAGGGGTTGCGCCTGATGCAAAGTTACTTATTTTAAAAGCTCTGAATCAGTATGGAAGCGGTTCAATCAATTCGGTAGTCGAAGCAATTCATTACGCGATTGATTGGAAAGGACCAATGAATGAAAAGGTAAGAGTTATATCACTGTCATTGGGAACTAAAACACCGGATCCTAATTTACATGCCGCGATAAAAAGAGCAGTGGCTCATAATATCTTAGTGGTAGCAGCTTCAGGTAATGATGGCGATGGGGATACAAAAACAAACGAGTATCGGTATCCGGGGGCTTTTGAGGAAGTAATAGAAGTTGGATCAATCAATAAAGATAACAATATTTCTATTTTTTCCAATACAAATGAGTTTGTCGATCTTTATGCACCCGGAGAAAAAATTTATTCCTCTTACTTAAACAATAGCTATGCTACCTTGACTGGTACCTCAATGGCTACACCTCATGTATCAGGAGCTATCGCTTTATTAATCGAGGAATATGAAAAGTTGCTTAAAAAAGAACTAAATGAAATGGAAATCTTTCAATTATTAATGGAACATACAACACCAATTAACACAATGGAAAATACGAAGATTAATGTACTAAATTTAAAAAAGAACCCAATCGTAAGTGTAAATGAAAACGAGAATACCAAAAAAATCAATCAAGAAATGCTGCTCAAATGCTTCTGTGAAGCTAGAAAAACCCAAGCATTTTTCACAAAATGCTTAGATGAAAATTCGACAGAAGAAGAAAAAGAGTTTATCGCAGAATTAGTCAAAGAATATGCTAAGACTTCTAAAAAAATTTTGGAATTTTGTGGAATTGTTTTAAGAAAATGATATATAATATATTTGTGAATACTCTGTTCCACGAAATCAATACGATAAACTTATGACTAATCGACTAATTACCTTAATTGGTCATTTTTTACACCTATAAAACAGAACGTATGTTCACTTTTGTAGTGAAAGGGGAGTACAATTTGAATTTTGAAAAATTAGACCCGTTTTGTAAACAAAAAATAGAGGAATTTAAAGAAGAAAATAAAGATTTTTTGGAAAATCCTATTGTAAAGTCGTTCCTAATGGAAGAAAAAAATCAAAAATTATTAGTTGAAGTCATTTGTGATCCTACGGAGGAAAACCAAAAATTACTTGATAATGAATTTAAAAAATTTTACTTCGATATCAGATTTACTTCCTATATCTCTATGGTTTTATATTTTAATGCAATAAATTTCGATAAGCGCTACCGCAAAATGCTAAAACGTCATCCTCTAACTGTTGATCAACCTATAAAGAATGATACATCAAACACTTCCTTCAATGCTATGCTTGTCGATGTAGAAACGGAGATACAAGTAGAGGATATTTTGCGAAGCGATAATATCGAAGATTATATTACTAATCCTGTTCTTTATGAGGCTATTCAATCTCTAACTGAAAAACAAAAAGAAGTGATCAGTCTGGCATATGTAAAAGGCCTTACAGATACGGAAATTAGCAAAGTATTAAACAAATCTCAACAAGCTGTATCCAAAATACACAAAGCAGCGTTAAAAAGTATTTGTAAATTTATTGAAAAAAAGGAGGATTAAAAGATGAATGTATGTGATTTCCCTGAATGGGTCACCATTATTGGAAATTTTGGTTTTCCTATAGCCATAACTGTTTACTTGTTTTTACGATTTGAACGGAAATTGGAGAGCCTAGAATTAGTTATTCATCAATTAGGTGAAGTAATTAAAGAGTCAAGAAAGGGGTAAAATGTAAGTCATGTTTTATGAATTAGTTAAAGAATCGAAGGAAGATAATCAAGCGCTGGAACAAATTATTAATATGTTTGAACCAAAATTACAAAAAATGCTCTCGCTTACCAAATTAGGAGAACGAGAAGATTTGGCGCAAGAGCTAAAGTACAGGTTAATTATGTACATTAAAAGGTATGATGTTGATTCGATACCCGGCTTTTGGGAGTTAAAAGAACAAATACAAAAAGGCAAAAAAATTTGTTGATGAGGTTGTTATTTTTCAGGGTGGTCTTTCTTTATGTAATGTATTCTTTATAGGGGGTATTACAATGGAAATTATCATGTATTCTACAAAACATTGCATATATTGCAAAAAGCAAAAGGATTTTTTATCGGAAAAAGGAATTGCATTTGAAGAAAGGGATATTCATGAGAACGAGGAATTCTTTCAAGAATTTAAAGATCTAGGTGGTTACGGTACTCCATTTACCATAATAAAAGAAAACGGAAATATTGTATCAAAAATTCTAGGATTTAATCAAAATAAGTTATTAGAAAAATTAACAAAATAGACAGGTAACCCGTCCAATGTTTATTGGGCGGTTTCTGTTTTTTTGTAACTATTCAGCCACATCATAAAGTGAGCTGAATATTTTCTTCTTTCCTTGTCTATGATGTGAATATTGATAGACAAGGAGGTGAATCGCATGTTGACGGTACAACAAGCTGTATTTACAGTTGAGAGCTTAATCGGCAAAGTTCAACAACAAAAACAGCTCATTCATCAACTCGTTCAAGAAAATGAACATTTGCGTCACGAAATCAAACAGCTGCGCAAAGAAAATGAACAACTGAAGTATCGCGTTCAAGAGCTGGAAGCACGCACGAAAAAAAACAGCTCCAATAGCCATTTGCCCCCATCTTCTGACCGTTTTTCCAACACGCGTTCTTCTCGTCAACCATCTGGCAACAAGCCAGGCGGACAAGAAGGACATCAAGGAACGACGCTCCGTCAAGTGGAACATCCACATCATCGTGTCGTCCACCGTGTGCATACGTGTCAAGGATGTGGGGTTTCTTTGCGTGAAGTCAAACCGTTCAAAGTCGATATCCGTCAAGTGTTTGATGTCCCTCCTGTGGCGATCGAGGTGACACAACATGAACGTGAAGTGAAATCGTGTCCACATTGTCGATGTGTTCAACAAGCCGAATTCCCAGCCCATGTCACGAATCATGTGCAATACGGTCCACGCCTTACTGCGCTCGTTGTTTATTTACATCATATCCAATTGATCCCGTACAAGCGTTTAAGTGATACAATCGAAGCGTTATATCAACACTCGATTAGTACAGGAACCCTTGCCAATATGGTGAAACGAGGACGCGAAGCGCTGGAATCAAATATGGACATCATCGAAGACGCCTTACTTGAATCCAACATCCTGCATGTCGATGAAACGAGTTTGCGCATCAATGGGAAACTCGCATGGGTGCATGTCGCGTGTACATCGAGATATACATACTTGGCTTCTCACGCTTCTCGTGGAAAGAAAGCAACGGATGAGATCGGGATTCTTCCACAATACAAAGGGACGATGATGCACGATGGGTTCGGTACGTATCCGAAATACACACATGCCACCCATGCCCTTTGTCATGCCCACCATTTGCGTGAGTTAAAAGGATTCATCGAACAAGGGCATACGTGGGCGATGCGCATGACCACGTTTCTGTTAGCCGCCAAGCAAGCCGTCGAAGCCCATCACGGTGCACTTTCCGAAGAAGAAGCGAGACGGTGGGAACGAGTGTATGATCGCATCCTAGAAAGAGCACAACATCGATTGGAAACGATGACACCTCTTCCGAAAAAAGCACTCGCTTTTGTTCGACGGCTTCAGAAACGAAAGGAAGAAGCGTTGCGTTTCTTACGTGAAGTACATGTTCCCTTTGACAACAACCAAGCCGAACGCGATCTTCGCATGGTTAAAGTCAAAGAGAACATTTCGGGTACGTTTCGCGAAGAAACATTCGCGCAGTCGTTTTGCATCGCAAGAAGCATCGTTTCCACACTGACGAAACACGAAAAAAACGTGTGGGATTCGTTATGTCTTCTGTTGACGGGTGACACGCTCGATCGTGTTCTTTCTACCACTTAGGGCATTTTCTATTACGGGGATGCCCTATTTGTGTTGCGCTTCTTTACATACTACTATCGGGGTGAATAGTTACGTTTTTTTATCATTAATTAACCATTAACAAAAAATTGATACCTCGATTATATTGATATGGTGTACTTCAAATATGATATGATGAATCGTTCTGGATCATTCTCCGCAAATCACAATTGCACCTTTATACCGCTAGAAATGAAATAAAAGAGATAAGAAGTCCACAGCAACTGGGACTTCTTTTATTTTGGTCAAGTTTCTAATTTTCTACAGATAAAATAAATAAAAAAGCAATATGAGTTATGACTCATATTGCTTAAAAATAATATCTTCGCTTTTTAGTTATTTACTCAACTAACATCCACAATGTTGTAGTACGGAATCTCCTGATGGAAAGGAATAAAAAGTTCCTTCACAATATTTGTTGTCAGCACAGCAGCTACGATGTTTATCACAATATACTACGATTTGAGCTTCAACCTCAGAAGATTGATTTTTTTCTTTCAAATCTTTTTCGCTACCGTTTTTCATGTTTTAAACCTCCTTATAAGTAAATTCATATAATAAAGAATCTTAAAATCGGTATTTTACAACCATTTCTACATTTAGACTGTATAAATTTCAGATTGTAATACTGACATTAGCAAGGACGTTCAAGACGACTGAAAGAACGATCAAAAAGGTT comes from Anoxybacillus flavithermus and encodes:
- a CDS encoding sigma-70 family RNA polymerase sigma factor — translated: MNFEKLDPFCKQKIEEFKEENKDFLENPIVKSFLMEEKNQKLLVEVICDPTEENQKLLDNEFKKFYFDIRFTSYISMVLYFNAINFDKRYRKMLKRHPLTVDQPIKNDTSNTSFNAMLVDVETEIQVEDILRSDNIEDYITNPVLYEAIQSLTEKQKEVISLAYVKGLTDTEISKVLNKSQQAVSKIHKAALKSICKFIEKKED
- a CDS encoding YvrJ family protein, whose protein sequence is MNVCDFPEWVTIIGNFGFPIAITVYLFLRFERKLESLELVIHQLGEVIKESRKG
- a CDS encoding helix-turn-helix domain-containing protein, producing MFYELVKESKEDNQALEQIINMFEPKLQKMLSLTKLGEREDLAQELKYRLIMYIKRYDVDSIPGFWELKEQIQKGKKIC
- a CDS encoding glutaredoxin family protein — translated: MEIIMYSTKHCIYCKKQKDFLSEKGIAFEERDIHENEEFFQEFKDLGGYGTPFTIIKENGNIVSKILGFNQNKLLEKLTK
- the tnpC gene encoding IS66 family transposase gives rise to the protein MLTVQQAVFTVESLIGKVQQQKQLIHQLVQENEHLRHEIKQLRKENEQLKYRVQELEARTKKNSSNSHLPPSSDRFSNTRSSRQPSGNKPGGQEGHQGTTLRQVEHPHHRVVHRVHTCQGCGVSLREVKPFKVDIRQVFDVPPVAIEVTQHEREVKSCPHCRCVQQAEFPAHVTNHVQYGPRLTALVVYLHHIQLIPYKRLSDTIEALYQHSISTGTLANMVKRGREALESNMDIIEDALLESNILHVDETSLRINGKLAWVHVACTSRYTYLASHASRGKKATDEIGILPQYKGTMMHDGFGTYPKYTHATHALCHAHHLRELKGFIEQGHTWAMRMTTFLLAAKQAVEAHHGALSEEEARRWERVYDRILERAQHRLETMTPLPKKALAFVRRLQKRKEEALRFLREVHVPFDNNQAERDLRMVKVKENISGTFREETFAQSFCIARSIVSTLTKHEKNVWDSLCLLLTGDTLDRVLSTT